One region of Chlorobiota bacterium genomic DNA includes:
- a CDS encoding glycosyltransferase family 9 protein: MPILTPTEDLKRILVCRTDGLGDVILTLPIAAAIKERLPNAEVAFLVRPYTAPILNRVSDVGKVLTITEMRKGLHLMKIYQPNAVVFAKPEFRLALDALRARIDVRIGTGYRWYSGLFTRWVYDHRKGGQKHESQYGVNLLSPLLPGELPVRMPRLKVAPSAAAEAKARLQSLGIVGEYMVIHPGSRGHASDYSPEGFAAVADALLADWSGLNIVITAGPNEEELVTKIISQMRNRSRVHAVGEMSLDLFSELLRGAKGFLGTSSGPIHLAALVKVPVVGLYPGLPPMWPARWGPIGEQVTTLVPHANEPFCPRCEKDHQPENCVLRIKPDRVVTACMDMLIGKGAGLRDSIA, encoded by the coding sequence ATGCCGATCCTTACACCGACCGAAGACCTGAAACGTATCCTTGTTTGCCGCACCGATGGCTTGGGGGATGTGATCCTAACGTTGCCGATCGCTGCCGCAATCAAAGAACGCCTGCCGAACGCGGAAGTCGCCTTCCTTGTCCGCCCGTACACCGCGCCAATCCTGAACCGCGTCAGCGACGTTGGGAAGGTGCTTACCATCACCGAAATGCGCAAAGGGCTGCACCTGATGAAAATCTATCAGCCAAACGCTGTTGTGTTTGCGAAGCCGGAGTTCCGGCTGGCGTTGGATGCGCTGCGGGCACGGATTGATGTCCGTATCGGAACCGGCTACCGCTGGTACTCCGGGCTGTTCACCCGTTGGGTGTACGACCACCGCAAAGGGGGGCAAAAGCATGAATCGCAGTATGGAGTGAACCTGCTTAGCCCGCTGCTTCCGGGGGAACTTCCGGTGCGAATGCCCCGGCTGAAGGTTGCTCCATCGGCGGCTGCCGAAGCCAAAGCCCGCTTGCAATCGTTGGGGATTGTGGGGGAATACATGGTGATCCACCCGGGAAGCCGTGGCCATGCGTCCGATTATTCCCCGGAAGGATTTGCTGCCGTTGCTGATGCCTTGTTGGCCGATTGGTCAGGGCTGAACATCGTTATCACCGCTGGGCCAAACGAAGAAGAATTGGTAACGAAAATCATAAGCCAGATGCGCAACCGCTCCCGCGTTCATGCCGTTGGGGAGATGTCGCTGGACCTGTTCAGCGAGCTGCTTCGGGGGGCAAAAGGATTTTTGGGAACCTCATCCGGCCCGATTCACCTTGCCGCGCTTGTGAAAGTTCCGGTGGTGGGGCTTTACCCAGGGCTTCCCCCGATGTGGCCGGCTCGCTGGGGGCCAATCGGCGAACAGGTGACAACGCTGGTTCCGCACGCTAACGAGCCGTTCTGCCCACGCTGCGAGAAAGATCATCAGCCGGAAAACTGCGTCCTGCGAATCAAGCCGGACCGCGTGGTGACGGCCTGCATGGATATGCTGATTGGCAAAGGGGCCGGGCTGCGCGACTCCATTGCCTAA
- a CDS encoding DUF3108 domain-containing protein produces the protein MIALMSASGEASKDMAATWQSGALRYLPNIAFGYGEKLNFDVNYKFITAGKAVMQIASKPETISDRPTYSVQFTVRTTSSFDNVFKVRDRYQTYIDIDGIFPWRFEQSVKEGNYSRDFSAIIDQRAKKAKTTEGSFTTPPFVHDILSAMYYVRTLNLSAMKKGQSITLQNFYGKKTHDLRIRVLGKEKIETDAGTFNCVVVEPMVVEGGLFKNEGRIVVYMTDDDRKIPVKVSSKVVIGSIDGELTSYSGTRGPVTAKVN, from the coding sequence ATGATTGCCCTGATGTCCGCCAGCGGCGAAGCCTCAAAAGATATGGCGGCAACGTGGCAATCGGGCGCGCTTCGCTACCTTCCCAACATTGCCTTTGGCTATGGCGAAAAACTCAATTTCGATGTCAACTACAAATTCATCACGGCGGGGAAAGCTGTGATGCAAATTGCCTCCAAGCCGGAGACCATCAGCGACCGCCCAACGTACAGCGTGCAGTTTACCGTCCGCACCACCAGCAGCTTCGATAACGTTTTTAAGGTGCGCGACCGCTACCAAACCTACATTGATATAGATGGAATTTTCCCGTGGCGATTTGAGCAGTCGGTGAAGGAAGGAAATTACAGCCGCGACTTCTCGGCAATTATTGACCAACGCGCCAAGAAGGCAAAAACCACCGAAGGCTCCTTCACCACGCCGCCGTTTGTTCACGACATCTTAAGCGCGATGTACTACGTGCGGACCCTGAACCTTAGCGCAATGAAAAAAGGGCAGTCCATCACCTTGCAAAATTTTTATGGGAAGAAAACCCACGACCTTCGCATCAGGGTGCTTGGGAAGGAGAAAATTGAAACGGACGCTGGAACCTTTAACTGTGTGGTGGTTGAGCCAATGGTGGTGGAAGGAGGATTGTTCAAAAACGAGGGGCGCATTGTGGTGTATATGACCGACGACGATCGGAAAATCCCGGTAAAAGTAAGCAGCAAAGTGGTGATCGGCTCCATTGATGGCGAGCTAACCAGCTACAGCGGAACCCGCGGTCCGGTTACGGCAAAGGTGAATTAA
- a CDS encoding glycosyltransferase, whose product METTFLIVYFAALLVLAFFGMYGLVMVIHYLRLRPADPTPSKGGGLSRHPHVTVQLPLFNELHVAERLVEAVCRLNYPLDRLEIQILDDSTDNTTKMLANLTRRKRRLGINIHHIHRTNRQGFKAGALKEGLATATGEFIAIFDADFVPEPEFLAETIPHLLADPQLGLVQARWEHINHDYSLLTRMQAMALDAHFAMEQQVRNRAEYFINFNGTAGIWRKSCILDAGNWESDTLTEDLDLSYRAQLRGWRFLYLNDVTVPAELPAEINGLKSQQFRWTKGAIETAKKHLLRVWLSRQPLRTKIHATFHLTSNIVFPFILLVGILNVPMVFLKANNPELSRYFDLMSAFIFASVSSFLFYLFAQRDIRPDWRNRMFLFPIFMAGTMGLAVNNTKAVIEAVISHRSAFNRTPKYNIKRRGDRAWQRSAYRYSKVSAATALEVLLAGYFVFGIVASLSFRELAAIPFQLMYLFGFGLTGFLSMRHAWVRR is encoded by the coding sequence ATGGAGACAACGTTCCTTATCGTCTATTTTGCGGCGCTTCTTGTGCTTGCATTTTTTGGGATGTACGGCTTGGTGATGGTGATCCACTACCTTCGCCTTCGCCCTGCCGATCCAACGCCGAGCAAAGGGGGCGGGCTATCGCGCCACCCACACGTCACCGTTCAGCTTCCGCTGTTCAACGAACTGCACGTTGCCGAGCGATTGGTGGAAGCCGTCTGCCGGCTGAATTACCCGTTGGACCGTTTAGAAATCCAAATCCTTGACGACTCCACCGACAACACCACCAAAATGTTGGCCAACCTTACGCGGCGGAAGCGGCGATTGGGGATCAACATCCATCATATCCACCGGACGAACAGGCAAGGATTTAAGGCAGGGGCATTAAAAGAAGGATTAGCAACGGCAACCGGAGAATTCATCGCGATTTTTGACGCTGATTTTGTGCCGGAGCCGGAGTTCCTTGCCGAGACGATTCCGCACCTGCTGGCCGACCCGCAGCTGGGATTGGTGCAGGCCCGGTGGGAGCATATCAACCACGATTACAGCTTGCTCACCCGAATGCAAGCAATGGCACTGGATGCCCATTTTGCAATGGAGCAGCAGGTGCGCAACCGTGCGGAATATTTCATCAATTTCAACGGGACGGCGGGCATCTGGAGGAAATCCTGCATTCTTGATGCGGGGAATTGGGAAAGCGACACGCTTACCGAAGATTTGGATCTTTCCTACCGCGCCCAGCTTCGCGGCTGGCGGTTTCTCTATTTGAATGATGTCACGGTTCCGGCGGAGCTTCCGGCGGAAATTAATGGATTAAAATCGCAGCAATTCCGCTGGACAAAAGGGGCTATCGAGACGGCAAAGAAGCATTTGCTTCGCGTTTGGTTATCGCGCCAACCGTTGCGAACTAAAATTCACGCGACCTTTCACCTCACCTCCAACATTGTTTTTCCGTTCATCTTGCTTGTCGGCATTTTGAACGTCCCGATGGTGTTTTTGAAAGCGAATAATCCTGAATTATCCCGCTATTTCGATCTGATGTCGGCGTTTATTTTCGCCTCCGTTTCATCATTTCTTTTTTACCTATTTGCCCAGCGCGACATCCGCCCCGATTGGCGGAACCGGATGTTCCTGTTCCCGATATTTATGGCCGGAACAATGGGGCTTGCGGTGAACAACACCAAAGCGGTAATCGAAGCAGTTATTAGCCACCGAAGCGCGTTTAACCGAACCCCGAAATACAACATCAAGCGGCGTGGCGACCGTGCGTGGCAGCGAAGCGCGTACCGTTACTCTAAGGTCAGCGCAGCAACGGCGTTGGAGGTGTTGTTGGCTGGATATTTCGTGTTTGGAATCGTGGCCAGCCTTTCCTTCCGCGAGCTTGCAGCAATCCCGTTCCAGCTGATGTATTTATTCGGTTTTGGTCTTACCGGCTTCCTTTCCATGCGCCACGCTTGGGTACGGCGGTAA
- a CDS encoding LptE family protein gives MMNHTGKARGKRGSSPWAALALCLLLAGCYSFRGGAPPANLKTVIIPTVEDASGFGRATVRDEMTRELIRKFREDNSLRVVDAAQADSRLEVTITNIRNDERRNISTGEIETVRGVTISAQVTFLDNLKRTSVFANRAFSGDAQYRLDEGAAGEERAIRTAVDKITSEILLAAVADW, from the coding sequence ATGATGAACCACACCGGAAAAGCACGCGGCAAACGCGGGAGCAGCCCATGGGCTGCGCTGGCGTTGTGCCTGTTGCTTGCCGGGTGCTACTCGTTTCGCGGCGGCGCGCCCCCTGCCAATTTGAAGACGGTCATCATCCCCACGGTGGAGGACGCAAGCGGTTTTGGCCGGGCAACGGTCCGCGACGAGATGACGCGGGAGCTAATCCGGAAATTCCGCGAGGACAATAGCCTGCGGGTGGTTGATGCCGCCCAGGCGGATTCGCGGTTGGAGGTGACCATCACGAACATCCGCAACGACGAGCGCCGGAACATTTCCACGGGTGAGATCGAGACGGTGCGTGGCGTGACGATTAGCGCGCAAGTCACCTTTCTGGATAATCTGAAACGAACCTCGGTGTTTGCAAACCGGGCATTTTCCGGCGATGCGCAATATCGCCTTGATGAAGGGGCTGCCGGCGAAGAGCGTGCAATCCGCACAGCGGTGGACAAAATCACCAGCGAAATTCTTTTGGCAGCCGTCGCCGATTGGTAA
- a CDS encoding sigma-54-dependent Fis family transcriptional regulator, with translation MPKHQPTELSQAELGIVGRSAAIEELLRLIRQIAPTDLTVLLIGESGAGKEVFAQAIHRLSNRASQRMIPINCGAIPETLLESELFGHERGAFTGAVDSRKGLFEAADGGTIFLDEIGEMSLATQVKLLRVLETLEFTRVGSTELRKTNVRVIAATNRDLADDVRRGKFRADLYYRLHSAQLRIPPLRERVEDIPVLIAWYAAATARRVGASFNGITRGALEVLVRYPWPGNVRELRNFVELLITLEGGAQITEEAVFRHLDIENRPPVIENPNAIVHLAGKTSEQVERELIYRALIELRNEVGELKELIRDNSRRVVEPTSNFPALPPAPAPEPEPVDPIAELGHVNLAEVERRVILHAYQRHGFNKRRTAQALGISERTLFRKLQEYQMEGEGIKDTKMRDEG, from the coding sequence ATGCCGAAGCACCAACCCACCGAACTTTCGCAGGCCGAACTTGGCATTGTGGGCCGCTCGGCAGCAATCGAGGAACTCCTTCGGCTGATCCGCCAAATTGCTCCAACCGATCTTACCGTCCTTCTGATTGGCGAAAGCGGAGCCGGCAAGGAGGTGTTTGCCCAGGCCATTCATCGGTTAAGCAACCGCGCAAGCCAGCGGATGATCCCGATCAACTGCGGCGCGATTCCGGAAACGTTGCTGGAGTCGGAGCTTTTCGGCCATGAGCGTGGGGCATTCACCGGGGCGGTGGATTCCCGCAAAGGGTTGTTCGAGGCAGCCGACGGCGGGACCATCTTCTTGGATGAAATTGGCGAGATGTCGCTGGCCACACAGGTGAAACTTCTGCGAGTGTTGGAGACCTTGGAGTTCACCCGCGTTGGCAGCACCGAACTGCGAAAAACCAACGTCAGGGTGATTGCCGCCACCAACCGCGACCTTGCCGACGATGTCCGGCGCGGCAAGTTCCGCGCTGATCTTTACTACCGTCTCCATTCCGCGCAGCTTCGCATCCCTCCATTGCGCGAGCGTGTTGAGGATATCCCGGTCCTGATTGCATGGTATGCCGCCGCCACCGCGCGACGTGTTGGTGCCAGCTTCAACGGGATCACCCGTGGGGCATTGGAGGTGCTGGTCCGCTACCCCTGGCCCGGGAACGTCCGCGAGCTTCGGAACTTCGTGGAACTGCTGATAACCCTTGAAGGGGGCGCGCAAATCACCGAAGAAGCGGTGTTCCGCCATCTGGATATTGAGAACCGCCCGCCGGTGATCGAGAACCCCAACGCCATTGTCCACCTTGCCGGAAAAACCAGCGAACAGGTGGAGCGCGAACTGATCTACCGCGCACTGATTGAGCTTCGGAATGAGGTTGGGGAGCTGAAAGAACTGATCCGCGACAACAGCCGCCGCGTTGTTGAGCCAACCTCCAATTTCCCCGCGCTCCCCCCGGCCCCCGCGCCCGAACCGGAGCCGGTGGATCCGATTGCAGAGCTTGGCCACGTGAACCTTGCCGAGGTGGAGCGCCGCGTTATTTTGCACGCCTACCAACGCCACGGATTCAACAAACGCCGCACCGCGCAGGCCCTGGGCATCAGCGAACGGACGCTGTTCAGGAAACTTCAGGAATACCAGATGGAGGGTGAGGGAATAAAGGATACGAAGATGCGGGATGAAGGATAA
- a CDS encoding cobalamin B12-binding domain-containing protein, protein MDRPIRVLIAKAGLDGHDRGAKVIAAALRDAGMEVIYTGLRQTPEMIVEAALQEDVDVIGISMLSGAHMTIFPKVLELMRARGMNDVLLTGGGIMSDADIEELRRVGVGDLFTPGAPTTAISSYIKEWFQTHERV, encoded by the coding sequence ATGGACCGACCGATTCGAGTACTGATTGCCAAAGCCGGCCTTGACGGCCACGACCGTGGCGCGAAGGTGATTGCCGCAGCATTGCGCGATGCCGGAATGGAGGTGATCTACACAGGGCTGCGCCAAACTCCGGAGATGATTGTGGAGGCCGCCTTGCAGGAGGACGTGGATGTGATTGGCATCAGCATGCTAAGCGGAGCGCACATGACCATCTTCCCAAAAGTGTTGGAGCTGATGCGCGCACGCGGAATGAACGACGTTCTGCTGACCGGCGGCGGCATCATGTCCGATGCCGACATCGAGGAGCTTCGCAGGGTTGGCGTTGGCGATTTGTTCACCCCCGGCGCGCCAACTACCGCAATCTCATCCTACATCAAAGAGTGGTTCCAAACCCACGAACGGGTCTAA
- a CDS encoding glutamyl-tRNA reductase, protein MLNIYAIGTSHKHSPVELREQLAFGEEELPEALRDLQQTIPGESAIISTCNRTELYVRPSAAEFNTEQLKDWLRKWKGAELPDSYFFQLRAANAARHLLEVASGVDSQVIGDIQIIGQVKQSYLIARQQKAVGKVLIRLFETALRTGKRVKAETDLFAGAVSISYVAVELARKIFYPLTNKRTLVIGAGETGELTARNLHAQGVRNVTISNRTESRGLEVIERLGFGQWMPLPALAQRLHEFDIVIVAAGAPTWLVGYEAARAASQQRGGETQLYVDISVPRNVDPKIGTIPNVFCKDLNDLNSVIETNVERRRAELPRADAIIAEELAEFNAWCNLLPVTPVIAQLQQQARTIMDAELAKQRGKFSETEFGQVERLVETVVKRIIGIPMSHLLDAEADQESMLETAAHLRKLFKLDHGE, encoded by the coding sequence ATGCTGAACATCTATGCCATTGGAACCTCCCACAAACATTCCCCGGTGGAGCTGCGCGAGCAGCTTGCGTTTGGCGAGGAAGAGCTTCCCGAGGCGCTGCGGGACCTGCAGCAAACGATCCCTGGCGAGTCGGCGATTATCTCCACCTGCAACCGCACCGAGCTGTACGTGCGCCCTTCGGCGGCGGAATTCAACACTGAGCAGTTGAAGGATTGGCTGCGCAAATGGAAAGGGGCGGAGCTTCCCGACAGCTACTTTTTTCAGCTTCGCGCCGCCAACGCCGCGCGCCATTTGTTGGAGGTGGCCAGCGGCGTGGATTCGCAGGTGATTGGCGACATCCAGATTATCGGCCAGGTGAAGCAATCGTACCTGATTGCACGCCAGCAGAAAGCCGTTGGGAAAGTGTTGATACGGTTGTTCGAGACCGCGCTCCGCACCGGGAAACGGGTGAAAGCCGAGACCGATCTGTTCGCCGGGGCAGTCTCCATCAGCTATGTGGCGGTGGAGCTTGCGCGGAAAATCTTCTACCCCCTAACCAACAAGCGGACGCTGGTGATTGGCGCAGGGGAAACCGGCGAACTGACCGCACGCAATCTGCACGCGCAAGGGGTGCGGAACGTCACCATCAGCAACCGGACAGAGAGCCGGGGGCTTGAGGTTATCGAGCGGTTAGGGTTTGGCCAATGGATGCCGCTGCCGGCGTTGGCACAACGGCTGCATGAGTTCGACATCGTGATTGTGGCCGCCGGCGCGCCAACATGGTTGGTTGGCTACGAAGCCGCACGAGCGGCCAGCCAGCAGCGCGGCGGCGAAACACAGCTGTACGTTGACATCTCCGTCCCGCGAAATGTGGACCCGAAGATCGGCACCATCCCGAACGTTTTCTGCAAGGACCTGAACGACCTGAACAGCGTTATCGAGACGAACGTTGAACGCCGCCGTGCCGAGCTTCCCCGCGCCGACGCGATTATTGCCGAGGAGCTTGCGGAGTTCAACGCCTGGTGCAACCTGCTTCCGGTAACGCCGGTGATTGCCCAGCTTCAGCAGCAGGCGCGGACGATTATGGACGCGGAGCTGGCGAAGCAACGCGGAAAGTTCTCCGAAACAGAATTCGGCCAAGTGGAGCGGCTGGTGGAGACCGTGGTGAAGCGGATTATCGGCATTCCGATGTCGCACCTTCTTGATGCCGAAGCGGACCAGGAAAGCATGCTGGAAACCGCTGCTCACCTGCGGAAATTGTTCAAGCTGGACCACGGGGAATAA
- the ccsA gene encoding cytochrome c biogenesis protein CcsA, whose amino-acid sequence MLTLAKLTEALLPLAYCVAVAMYGMAFLRRDERAQRWGRPAALAALAVHSLLIFALTMYHGHCLVYTPFELMTMLSYTITLTYVVVELATGERGTGVFFLGLALIFQTVSAMFSTGVDSSSPNPILLDNNVALHIAAGLFGYTGFAMSAVYGALYLLLYHEIKSNRFGALYNRLPSLGLLQTMGELSALIGLVFLSVAIVIALVALPDILPTFSYSDPKLIAELAIWTLYSGTLLARYAMRLDGRKVMILSLIGFFGSVLSLTVINALLSGFHKFS is encoded by the coding sequence ATGCTCACGCTTGCCAAACTCACCGAAGCCCTTCTTCCGCTTGCGTACTGCGTGGCGGTGGCGATGTACGGCATGGCGTTTCTGCGCCGCGACGAACGCGCCCAACGCTGGGGCCGGCCTGCCGCGCTGGCTGCCCTTGCCGTCCACTCGCTCCTGATCTTCGCCCTGACGATGTACCACGGCCATTGCCTGGTCTATACTCCGTTCGAGTTGATGACCATGCTTAGCTACACCATCACCCTGACCTATGTTGTGGTTGAGCTGGCAACGGGTGAGCGGGGAACGGGGGTCTTTTTTCTGGGGCTGGCCTTGATCTTCCAAACCGTCAGCGCGATGTTCAGCACCGGCGTGGATTCCTCTTCCCCCAATCCCATCCTGCTGGATAACAACGTTGCGCTGCATATCGCCGCTGGGCTGTTTGGCTACACCGGTTTTGCGATGTCGGCAGTGTACGGGGCACTCTATTTGCTGCTGTACCATGAGATTAAATCGAACCGGTTCGGGGCGTTGTACAACCGGCTTCCCAGCTTGGGATTGCTGCAAACCATGGGTGAGCTTTCCGCGTTGATTGGGCTGGTGTTTTTGTCGGTCGCCATTGTTATCGCGTTGGTTGCCTTGCCCGACATTCTTCCCACCTTCAGCTACTCGGACCCCAAGTTAATTGCCGAGCTTGCCATCTGGACGTTGTACTCCGGGACGCTTCTTGCCCGCTACGCCATGCGGCTGGATGGACGCAAAGTGATGATCCTTTCACTGATCGGCTTTTTTGGATCGGTGCTTTCGCTAACGGTCATCAATGCCCTGCTCAGTGGGTTCCATAAGTTCAGTTGA
- the rodA gene encoding rod shape-determining protein RodA, with translation MATTLYDNRLASSPTTESGAFRFDFRTFLVTMALVGIGLISIYSATYDSGASAIFQSQLVYAVAGLVVMVAVAFAPDRWLRMSSIPMYALGMLLLIAVLVIGTERYGQKNWIIIGSFSLQPSELMKIGTLMFSALFISREGKSLTYWRDLGTLIAIVVVPVGLIMAGKDTGSATVYMVMLMAIAFWGGADLFLLFSLVAPAIIGLVALLGSISGYGSIPLYVGLAALLGAMLLFRRRMLPTMLAFGLSLGVGLSTPIIYDHLPPHMQNRLATFLNPELDPQGAGYHVIQSMLAVGGGGLSGKGFLQGTQTQLRYIPEQWTDFIFCVPTEEFGFLGGVLVIGLLVMLIWFAVDTANHLRSRFESTICFGIAAVIFYHMTINIGMAIGLVPVMGIPLPFLSKGGSSLLLNMFMIGLLLNFYRFRTDVRRF, from the coding sequence ATGGCCACTACCCTGTACGACAACCGCCTTGCAAGCTCCCCCACGACTGAGTCAGGGGCGTTCCGTTTTGATTTCCGCACCTTCCTTGTGACGATGGCACTGGTGGGGATTGGGCTGATCTCCATCTACAGTGCCACGTACGATTCCGGCGCGTCGGCAATTTTCCAATCGCAGCTGGTGTATGCCGTGGCTGGGTTGGTGGTGATGGTGGCGGTGGCGTTCGCGCCGGACCGCTGGCTTCGCATGAGCAGCATCCCGATGTACGCCCTGGGGATGTTGCTGCTGATAGCGGTGTTGGTGATTGGGACCGAACGCTACGGCCAGAAGAACTGGATCATCATCGGCTCGTTCAGCTTGCAGCCGTCGGAGCTGATGAAGATTGGGACGCTGATGTTCTCGGCACTCTTCATCAGCCGCGAGGGGAAATCGCTGACGTACTGGCGCGACCTGGGAACCCTGATCGCCATTGTGGTGGTCCCCGTTGGGCTGATTATGGCCGGGAAGGATACCGGATCGGCAACGGTGTATATGGTGATGCTGATGGCGATTGCGTTCTGGGGTGGGGCCGATCTATTCCTGCTGTTTTCGCTGGTGGCCCCGGCAATTATTGGGTTGGTGGCGTTGCTTGGGTCCATCAGCGGCTACGGAAGCATCCCGCTGTATGTGGGGCTGGCGGCATTGCTTGGGGCGATGCTCCTGTTCCGCCGGCGGATGCTGCCAACGATGCTGGCGTTTGGGCTATCGCTGGGGGTGGGGCTTTCCACGCCGATTATCTACGACCACCTTCCCCCCCACATGCAGAACCGCCTTGCAACATTCCTGAATCCGGAGCTGGACCCGCAGGGGGCGGGGTATCACGTTATTCAGTCAATGCTTGCGGTTGGCGGTGGCGGGTTGTCGGGGAAAGGATTTTTGCAGGGGACACAAACGCAGCTTCGGTATATCCCGGAGCAGTGGACCGATTTTATCTTTTGCGTGCCGACCGAGGAGTTCGGGTTTCTGGGAGGGGTGCTGGTTATCGGCTTGCTGGTGATGCTGATCTGGTTTGCCGTTGACACCGCCAACCACTTGCGAAGCCGGTTTGAATCCACCATCTGCTTCGGCATTGCGGCGGTGATTTTTTACCACATGACCATCAACATCGGGATGGCAATCGGGCTGGTTCCGGTGATGGGAATCCCGCTGCCGTTCCTCTCCAAAGGTGGGTCCTCGCTCCTGCTGAATATGTTTATGATTGGGCTGCTCCTCAACTTCTACCGTTTCCGAACCGATGTACGCCGGTTTTAG
- a CDS encoding outer membrane beta-barrel protein produces the protein MQLLYVLRCAVLAAGVLSVGFCSGLAVAVSQTAVPLAPQPAGGDLGLAMPPFPGDVLTPTTRRNTPNLKIALKAGLNRSAYSNDVYLDNVPLDVGKVSGEADIYGAAAGFGYQVGLGLEFPLNTGFSFVVSGEYVRSGFSSAGAVSEPATTSRGDTLVAASAHEFEATIDYLRWGGAAKLDFSKFYLLFGLNAATTVSSTLERTRSFGKSDLLYPGTNRSTIEESGPVPEPANVHYALRLGVGLTYPINDNWNFLPELTLDFGMNAINKSPNSDLGIYAVSATLQYQLR, from the coding sequence ATGCAACTTTTGTATGTGCTTCGCTGCGCCGTGCTGGCGGCGGGCGTGCTGTCGGTGGGATTTTGCTCAGGGCTTGCTGTGGCCGTTTCGCAAACGGCGGTCCCGCTTGCTCCGCAGCCAGCGGGGGGTGATCTGGGGCTTGCAATGCCACCGTTTCCGGGCGATGTCCTAACGCCAACCACCCGCCGCAACACGCCAAATCTGAAAATCGCGCTGAAGGCCGGCTTGAACCGCTCGGCATACTCCAACGATGTCTATCTGGACAACGTGCCGCTGGATGTTGGGAAGGTTTCGGGCGAGGCTGATATTTACGGAGCCGCCGCCGGGTTCGGCTACCAGGTTGGGTTGGGATTGGAGTTCCCGCTGAACACCGGTTTCTCGTTTGTGGTGTCGGGGGAGTACGTCCGTAGCGGGTTTAGTTCGGCGGGGGCCGTAAGCGAGCCGGCAACAACCAGCCGTGGTGATACGCTCGTGGCGGCTTCGGCTCACGAGTTCGAAGCCACGATTGATTACCTCCGCTGGGGGGGCGCGGCCAAGCTGGATTTCTCCAAATTCTACCTGCTGTTTGGGCTGAATGCCGCCACCACGGTCTCCTCAACATTGGAACGAACCCGCAGCTTCGGCAAAAGCGACCTGCTGTACCCAGGGACCAACCGGAGCACGATTGAGGAATCCGGCCCGGTTCCCGAGCCTGCGAACGTCCATTATGCTTTGCGGCTTGGGGTGGGGCTAACCTACCCCATCAACGACAACTGGAATTTCCTTCCCGAACTCACTCTTGATTTTGGGATGAATGCCATCAACAAATCCCCAAACTCCGATCTAGGCATCTACGCGGTTTCGGCCACGTTGCAGTATCAGTTGCGGTAG